From Saccopteryx leptura isolate mSacLep1 chromosome 3, mSacLep1_pri_phased_curated, whole genome shotgun sequence, one genomic window encodes:
- the C3H1orf159 gene encoding uncharacterized protein C1orf159 homolog isoform X1, with product MALQRAVLLAGLLVEVASKSSESVGQQSECCVDVVDINTTCPGTSLCGPGCIRHWNEDGSVICIQCRNGTYNSSECRSLAGQGVQSPVNRSTGTPGRPNLGGPRVAASLFLGTFFISSGLILAVASFFYLKRASKLPRLCYGRNKAPALQPGEAAAMIPPPQSSVRKPRYVRRERPLDRDTGPTAVSVEARVSNV from the exons ATGGCGCTCCAGCGCGCTGTCCTCCTGGCCGGCCTTCTGGTGGAAGTTGCCAGCAAATCTTCAGAAAGTGTG GGCCAGCAGTCTGAGTGTTGTGTGGACGTGGTAGACATCAACACCACCTGCCCAGGCACAAGCCTGTGTGGCCCAG GCTGCATCAGGCACTGGAATGAGGACGGGAGCGTCATCTGCATCCAGTGCAGGAATGGAACCTACAACAGCTCCGAGTGCAGAAGCC TCGCTGGCCAGGGCGTGCAGTCCCCTGTGAACAGGAGCACAGGGACACCTGGGCGGCCAAATCTCG GGGGCCCTCGAGTGGCAGCCTCCCTCTTCCTGGGGACCTTCTTCATCAGCTCCGGCCTCATCCTCGCTGTGGCCAGTTTCTTCTACCTCAAGCGTGCCAGTAAATTGCCCAGGCTCTGCTACGGAAGAAACAAAG CCCCGGCCCTGCAGCCTGGCGAAGCT GCCGCGATGATTCCACCGCCGCAGTCCTCAG TGCGGAAGCCACGCTATGTCAGGCGGGAGAGGCCCTTGGACAGGGACACGGGCCCCACTGCTGTCTCAGTGGAGGCCCGGGTTAGCAACGTCTGA
- the C3H1orf159 gene encoding uncharacterized protein C1orf159 homolog isoform X3 translates to MALQRAVLLAGLLVEVASKSSESVGQQSECCVDVVDINTTCPGTSLCGPGCIRHWNEDGSVICIQCRNGTYNSSECRSLAGQGVQSPVNRSTGTPGRPNLGGPRVAASLFLGTFFISSGLILAVASFFYLKRASKLPRLCYGRNKGRDDSTAAVLSAEATLCQAGEALGQGHGPHCCLSGGPG, encoded by the exons ATGGCGCTCCAGCGCGCTGTCCTCCTGGCCGGCCTTCTGGTGGAAGTTGCCAGCAAATCTTCAGAAAGTGTG GGCCAGCAGTCTGAGTGTTGTGTGGACGTGGTAGACATCAACACCACCTGCCCAGGCACAAGCCTGTGTGGCCCAG GCTGCATCAGGCACTGGAATGAGGACGGGAGCGTCATCTGCATCCAGTGCAGGAATGGAACCTACAACAGCTCCGAGTGCAGAAGCC TCGCTGGCCAGGGCGTGCAGTCCCCTGTGAACAGGAGCACAGGGACACCTGGGCGGCCAAATCTCG GGGGCCCTCGAGTGGCAGCCTCCCTCTTCCTGGGGACCTTCTTCATCAGCTCCGGCCTCATCCTCGCTGTGGCCAGTTTCTTCTACCTCAAGCGTGCCAGTAAATTGCCCAGGCTCTGCTACGGAAGAAACAAAG GCCGCGATGATTCCACCGCCGCAGTCCTCAG TGCGGAAGCCACGCTATGTCAGGCGGGAGAGGCCCTTGGACAGGGACACGGGCCCCACTGCTGTCTCAGTGGAGGCCCGGGTTAG
- the C3H1orf159 gene encoding uncharacterized protein C1orf159 homolog isoform X2, with amino-acid sequence MALQRAVLLAGLLVEVASKSSESVGQQSECCVDVVDINTTCPGTSLCGPGCIRHWNEDGSVICIQCRNGTYNSSECRSLAGQGVQSPVNRSTGTPGRPNLGGPRVAASLFLGTFFISSGLILAVASFFYLKRASKLPRLCYGRNKAPALQPGEAAAMIPPPQSSGVAGPAQAKVLRAQGSASVDNRSSLLQ; translated from the exons ATGGCGCTCCAGCGCGCTGTCCTCCTGGCCGGCCTTCTGGTGGAAGTTGCCAGCAAATCTTCAGAAAGTGTG GGCCAGCAGTCTGAGTGTTGTGTGGACGTGGTAGACATCAACACCACCTGCCCAGGCACAAGCCTGTGTGGCCCAG GCTGCATCAGGCACTGGAATGAGGACGGGAGCGTCATCTGCATCCAGTGCAGGAATGGAACCTACAACAGCTCCGAGTGCAGAAGCC TCGCTGGCCAGGGCGTGCAGTCCCCTGTGAACAGGAGCACAGGGACACCTGGGCGGCCAAATCTCG GGGGCCCTCGAGTGGCAGCCTCCCTCTTCCTGGGGACCTTCTTCATCAGCTCCGGCCTCATCCTCGCTGTGGCCAGTTTCTTCTACCTCAAGCGTGCCAGTAAATTGCCCAGGCTCTGCTACGGAAGAAACAAAG CCCCGGCCCTGCAGCCTGGCGAAGCT GCCGCGATGATTCCACCGCCGCAGTCCTCAG GTGTGGCAGGCCCTGCCCAGGCCAAGGTGCTCAGGGCACAGGGCTCAGCTTCTGTTGACAACAGAAGCTCTCTGCTGCAGTGA
- the C3H1orf159 gene encoding uncharacterized protein C1orf159 homolog isoform X4 — MALQRAVLLAGLLVEVASKSSESVGQQSECCVDVVDINTTCPGTSLCGPGCIRHWNEDGSVICIQCRNGTYNSSECRSLAGQGVQSPVNRSTGTPGRPNLGGPRVAASLFLGTFFISSGLILAVASFFYLKRASKLPRLCYGRNKGRDDSTAAVLRCGRPCPGQGAQGTGLSFC; from the exons ATGGCGCTCCAGCGCGCTGTCCTCCTGGCCGGCCTTCTGGTGGAAGTTGCCAGCAAATCTTCAGAAAGTGTG GGCCAGCAGTCTGAGTGTTGTGTGGACGTGGTAGACATCAACACCACCTGCCCAGGCACAAGCCTGTGTGGCCCAG GCTGCATCAGGCACTGGAATGAGGACGGGAGCGTCATCTGCATCCAGTGCAGGAATGGAACCTACAACAGCTCCGAGTGCAGAAGCC TCGCTGGCCAGGGCGTGCAGTCCCCTGTGAACAGGAGCACAGGGACACCTGGGCGGCCAAATCTCG GGGGCCCTCGAGTGGCAGCCTCCCTCTTCCTGGGGACCTTCTTCATCAGCTCCGGCCTCATCCTCGCTGTGGCCAGTTTCTTCTACCTCAAGCGTGCCAGTAAATTGCCCAGGCTCTGCTACGGAAGAAACAAAG GCCGCGATGATTCCACCGCCGCAGTCCTCAG GTGTGGCAGGCCCTGCCCAGGCCAAGGTGCTCAGGGCACAGGGCTCAGCTTCTGTTGA